Proteins from one Erysipelothrix larvae genomic window:
- a CDS encoding formate/nitrite transporter family protein: MYTLDETINKACELGVKKVKRSLKSQIVLSFIAGAMIAFGYMAYVRSVSLLGEGMGTVVGASVFPVGLIIILFAGGELITGNMTIVSIAYFNKRVTLGQCLKNWMIITFGNIIGALFVAFFFTYFLGNVSPEVVANIAHHKINASPMQIFVSGIGCNWFVGLSVWLFIMVKDTGAKMFAVWFPIMVFVLLGFQHSVANLYILGAAVLNTSVTLFDFVYNFVIVYLGNIVGGAFFVGFLYTYIRDKS; encoded by the coding sequence ATGTATACATTAGATGAAACAATCAATAAAGCATGTGAGCTTGGTGTCAAGAAAGTCAAACGATCTTTAAAATCTCAAATTGTACTAAGCTTTATTGCGGGGGCAATGATTGCATTTGGTTATATGGCATATGTCCGCTCAGTTTCATTATTGGGCGAAGGAATGGGCACGGTGGTTGGTGCTTCAGTATTCCCTGTTGGGCTAATCATAATTTTATTTGCTGGCGGGGAGTTAATTACAGGAAATATGACGATTGTATCCATTGCTTATTTTAATAAAAGAGTAACACTTGGGCAGTGTTTAAAAAACTGGATGATTATCACATTTGGGAATATAATTGGTGCATTATTTGTAGCCTTCTTCTTTACATACTTCTTAGGAAATGTATCACCTGAAGTTGTTGCAAATATCGCTCATCACAAAATCAATGCGTCTCCAATGCAGATCTTTGTATCAGGAATTGGATGTAACTGGTTTGTGGGATTGTCCGTTTGGTTATTTATTATGGTGAAGGATACTGGCGCAAAAATGTTTGCTGTATGGTTTCCAATCATGGTATTTGTGCTCTTAGGATTTCAACACAGCGTGGCCAATCTATACATACTTGGTGCAGCAGTATTGAACACATCCGTAACCTTATTTGACTTTGTATATAACTTTGTGATTGTATATCTAGGGAATATCGTTGGGGGTGCATTTTTTGTGGGATTCCTTTATACTTATATCAGGGACAAATCGTAA
- the fba gene encoding class II fructose-1,6-bisphosphate aldolase, producing the protein MALVSAKGILEKARREHYAVGAFNINNLEWTQAILETAEELKSPVLLGVSEGAAKYMGGFKVVADMVKALVEELNVTVPVALHLDHGSYEKSFKAIDAGFTSVMFDGSHYDFEENLAKTKEVVAYAHERGISVEAEVGSIGGEEDGVIGTGELADPQECKTLADTGIDFLAAGIGNIHGKYPENWAGLDFGVLKSIQDLTGEIPLVLHGGSGIPTDQIQRAIELGVAKINVNTELQLLFAESTRKYIEAGKDLEGKGFDPRKLLGPGKAAIKAGVKEKIEIFGSANKA; encoded by the coding sequence ATGGCATTAGTATCTGCAAAAGGAATTTTAGAAAAAGCACGTCGTGAACATTATGCTGTTGGAGCATTTAACATCAACAATTTAGAATGGACACAAGCAATCTTAGAAACAGCTGAAGAGCTAAAATCACCAGTATTATTAGGAGTATCAGAAGGTGCTGCGAAATATATGGGCGGGTTCAAAGTTGTTGCTGATATGGTAAAAGCATTGGTTGAAGAATTGAATGTAACGGTTCCAGTTGCACTTCACTTAGACCATGGTTCATATGAAAAATCATTCAAAGCTATCGACGCTGGATTTACTTCAGTAATGTTTGATGGTTCACACTATGACTTCGAAGAAAACTTGGCAAAAACTAAAGAAGTTGTAGCATACGCTCATGAACGCGGAATCTCAGTTGAAGCAGAAGTTGGTTCAATTGGTGGTGAAGAAGATGGTGTAATCGGTACAGGTGAACTTGCTGATCCTCAAGAATGTAAAACATTGGCTGATACAGGCATTGACTTCTTAGCTGCTGGTATTGGTAATATCCACGGAAAATATCCTGAAAACTGGGCTGGTTTAGACTTTGGTGTTCTTAAATCAATCCAAGATTTAACAGGAGAAATTCCACTCGTATTACACGGTGGTTCAGGAATTCCTACTGACCAAATTCAACGTGCAATCGAACTCGGTGTTGCTAAAATCAACGTAAATACAGAATTACAATTATTGTTTGCTGAATCAACTCGTAAATATATTGAAGCTGGTAAAGACCTTGAAGGTAAAGGCTTTGACCCACGTAAATTGTTAGGGCCAGGAAAAGCTGCTATCAAAGCGGGCGTTAAAGAAAAAATCGAAATCTTCGGTAGTGCTAACAAAGCTTAA